The Camelina sativa cultivar DH55 chromosome 14, Cs, whole genome shotgun sequence genome includes a window with the following:
- the LOC104741727 gene encoding uncharacterized protein LOC104741727 isoform X2: protein MNLRSKVLSSCEYLKIRTRTRRAMRAGRKFNRHQIYGFCFDNWSDTLRRMEWKKPYCSPALMYCCRPPAENNWKIPKRLIPCKEPCNFCECAGLQRNRSKEPKKGIEATFATTVNKGKWILSNPHFGWRWWQSVQ, encoded by the exons ATGAATTTGAGATCAAAGGTTTTATCTTCTTGTGAATACTT GAAgataagaacaagaacaagaagggCTATGAGAGCTGGGCGCAAGTTTAACAGGCATCAGatttatgggttttgttttgaCAACTGGAGTGACACTCTTCGTCGAATGGAATGGAAGAAACCATA TTGTTCGCCTGCGCTGATGTACTGTTGTAGACCACCGGCAGAAAATAATTGGAAGATTCCAAAACG GCTTATTCCTTGTAAGGAGCCTTGTAATTTCTGTGAGTGTGCTGGACTACAGCGAAATAGATCCAAGGAGCCAAAAAA AGGTATTGAGGCTACGTTTGCTACAACAGTGAATAAAGGAAAATGGATTCTTTCTAATCCCCATTTTGGGTGGCGATGGTGGCAGTCAGTACAATGA
- the LOC104741725 gene encoding uncharacterized protein LOC104741725 isoform X3, which produces MKKIRTRTRRAMRAGRKFNRHQIYGFCFDNWSDTLRRMEWKKPYSCSPALMYCCRPPAENNWKIPKRLIPCKEPCNFCECAGLQRNRSKEPKKGIEATFATTVNKGKWILSNPHFGWRWWQSVQ; this is translated from the exons ATGAA GAAgataagaacaagaacaagaagggCTATGAGAGCTGGGCGCAAGTTTAACAGGCATCAGatttatgggttttgttttgaCAACTGGAGTGACACTCTTCGTCGAATGGAATGGAAGAAACCATA CAGTTGTTCGCCTGCGCTGATGTACTGTTGTAGACCACCGGCAGAAAATAATTGGAAGATTCCAAAACG GCTTATTCCTTGTAAGGAGCCTTGTAATTTCTGTGAGTGTGCTGGACTACAGCGAAATAGATCCAAGGAGCCAAAAAA AGGTATTGAGGCTACGTTTGCTACAACAGTGAATAAAGGAAAATGGATTCTTTCTAATCCCCATTTTGGGTGGCGATGGTGGCAGTCAGTACAATGA
- the LOC104741727 gene encoding uncharacterized protein LOC104741727 isoform X1: MNLRSKVLSSCEYLKIRTRTRRAMRAGRKFNRHQIYGFCFDNWSDTLRRMEWKKPYSCSPALMYCCRPPAENNWKIPKRLIPCKEPCNFCECAGLQRNRSKEPKKGIEATFATTVNKGKWILSNPHFGWRWWQSVQ; this comes from the exons ATGAATTTGAGATCAAAGGTTTTATCTTCTTGTGAATACTT GAAgataagaacaagaacaagaagggCTATGAGAGCTGGGCGCAAGTTTAACAGGCATCAGatttatgggttttgttttgaCAACTGGAGTGACACTCTTCGTCGAATGGAATGGAAGAAACCATA CAGTTGTTCGCCTGCGCTGATGTACTGTTGTAGACCACCGGCAGAAAATAATTGGAAGATTCCAAAACG GCTTATTCCTTGTAAGGAGCCTTGTAATTTCTGTGAGTGTGCTGGACTACAGCGAAATAGATCCAAGGAGCCAAAAAA AGGTATTGAGGCTACGTTTGCTACAACAGTGAATAAAGGAAAATGGATTCTTTCTAATCCCCATTTTGGGTGGCGATGGTGGCAGTCAGTACAATGA
- the LOC104741725 gene encoding uncharacterized protein LOC104741725 isoform X4, with product MNLRSKVLSSCEYLKIRTRTRRAMRAGRKFNRHQIYGFCFDNWSDTLRRMEWKKPYSCSPALMYCCRPPAENNWKIPKRLIPCKEPCNFCECAGLQRNRSKEPKNE from the exons ATGAATTTGAGATCAAAGGTTTTATCTTCTTGTGAATACTT GAAgataagaacaagaacaagaagggCTATGAGAGCTGGGCGCAAGTTTAACAGGCATCAGatttatgggttttgttttgaCAACTGGAGTGACACTCTTCGTCGAATGGAATGGAAGAAACCATA CAGTTGTTCGCCTGCGCTGATGTACTGTTGTAGACCACCGGCAGAAAATAATTGGAAGATTCCAAAACG GCTTATTCCTTGTAAGGAGCCTTGTAATTTCTGTGAGTGTGCTGGACTACAGCGAAATAGATCCAAGGAGCCAAAAAA TGAATAA